A genomic window from Labeo rohita strain BAU-BD-2019 chromosome 6, IGBB_LRoh.1.0, whole genome shotgun sequence includes:
- the c1ql4b gene encoding complement C1q-like protein 4 — protein MVLLLLVAIPLLVHSTKLGGSGGGGTHYEMLGSCKMVCDSLTPTNELTPVSPPPHDTPGRRGGGKSGFRGNQGPPGPPGPRGPPGEPGKPGPPGPPGPGPGGYIPSFYSPKIAFYAGLRKQHEGSEILKFDDVVTNVGNYYEPTTGKFTCPLPGIYFFTYHVLMRGGDGTSMWADLKKNGQVRASAIAQDADQNYDYASNSVILHLDVGDEVCVQLDGGKVHGGNTNKYSTFSGFLIYPD, from the exons ATGGTGCTACTGCTACTGGTCGCGATTCCGCTATTGGTCCACAGCACCAAACTGGGTGGATCTGGAGGCGGAGGTACGCATTATGAGATGCTTGGAAGCTGCAAGATGGTCTGTGACTCTCTAACGCCCACCAATGAGCTAACACCAGTTTCACCTCCACCTCACGACACCCCTGGACGCAGAGGGGGAGGCAAGTCGGGTTTTCGTGGAAACCAAGGGCCACCAGGTCCCCCGGGCCCACGTGGGCCACCTGGAGAACCGGGAAAGCCAGGGCCACCTGGACCTCCAGGTCCAGGCCCTGGGGGATACATCCCATCATTCTACAGCCCCAAAATTGCCTTCTATGCTGGTCTGCGCAAGCAACATGAGGGGAGCGAGATACTCAAGTTTGATGATGTGGTGACAAATGTAGGGAATTACTATGAGCCTACCACAGGCAAGTTCACCTGCCCTCTTCCTGGAATCTACTTCTTCACCTATCACGTGCTCATGAGGGGCGGAGATGGAACTAGCATGTGGGCTGACCTCAAGAAGAATGGACAG GTGAGGGCCAGTGCGATCGCTCAGGATGCAGATCAGAATTATGACTACGCCTCTAACAGTGTGATCCTTCATTTAGACGTGGGAGATGAGGTCTGCGTGCAGCTGGATGGCGGAAAAGTGCATGGAGGAAACACCAACAAATACAGCACATTCAGTGGCTTTCTCATCTACCCTGActaa